A single Actinomadura algeriensis DNA region contains:
- a CDS encoding sensor histidine kinase has translation MTSDDDTRTGPDPARFGPALAHHAWRLSGRIVAGVGQLLLWILTGIGRLLRPLAARGAAKLTGAGRERPPGPYGAPGAARPAGETAPLPRWVGAWGEAVRSWYFAPLTGLALTVSALAELAPRAETPISVAGAFAVASTLPLVWRREYLRPVAAVVLGAFAASLLTGQTVLFTTGFAALYTLYALGRGLPRQSTGVLAVGSVVTVAVVYLTTFTLDDVPWPATVIAVLAAIGLGDARSVVETAGRTESAAAERANETLTRLTAVQREQAVMRERARIARELHDVVAHSVSMIAVQAETAPYTMQSLSPEAREGYTEIAKTAREALVEMRRLLSVLRADATPEPDAANSPQPRLDRLPDLIEQHRGAGGRVDLAVHGDPGDMSATVELSAYRIVQEALTNARRHAPGAEVHVDLMFLPDRIAVRVRDDGASVPGPPEHGSSDPTMVLNRDEIAARTAVLDPGEAGRTRVEGVPSAGHGLVGMRERATMLGGRFSAGPATEGGFLVEAELPLHREEPGDGGGRAR, from the coding sequence GTGACATCCGACGACGACACCCGGACCGGGCCGGATCCCGCGCGGTTCGGCCCCGCGCTCGCGCATCACGCGTGGCGGCTGTCGGGCCGGATCGTGGCGGGCGTGGGCCAGCTCCTGCTGTGGATCCTGACCGGCATCGGGCGGCTGCTGCGTCCGCTCGCGGCGCGTGGGGCCGCCAAGCTGACCGGCGCCGGCCGCGAACGGCCGCCCGGCCCGTACGGGGCGCCCGGCGCGGCGCGTCCGGCGGGGGAGACGGCGCCGCTGCCGCGGTGGGTGGGCGCGTGGGGCGAGGCCGTCCGTTCGTGGTACTTCGCGCCGTTGACGGGCCTCGCCCTGACGGTGTCGGCGCTCGCGGAGCTGGCGCCGCGCGCGGAGACGCCGATCAGCGTCGCGGGCGCCTTCGCGGTCGCCTCGACGCTGCCGCTGGTGTGGCGGCGCGAGTACCTGCGGCCCGTCGCGGCGGTGGTGCTCGGCGCGTTCGCCGCGAGCCTGCTCACCGGCCAGACCGTCCTGTTCACGACCGGCTTCGCGGCCCTCTACACGTTGTACGCGCTGGGCCGGGGGCTGCCGCGGCAGTCCACGGGCGTCCTCGCCGTCGGGAGCGTCGTGACCGTCGCGGTCGTGTACCTGACGACGTTCACGCTCGACGACGTGCCGTGGCCGGCGACGGTCATCGCGGTCCTCGCCGCGATCGGCCTCGGGGACGCCCGCAGCGTCGTCGAGACCGCCGGACGCACCGAGTCCGCGGCGGCCGAGCGCGCCAACGAGACCCTCACCCGGCTGACCGCGGTGCAGCGGGAGCAGGCGGTGATGCGCGAGCGCGCCCGCATCGCCCGCGAGCTGCACGACGTCGTCGCGCACTCCGTCTCGATGATCGCGGTGCAGGCGGAGACCGCCCCCTACACGATGCAGAGCCTCTCCCCGGAGGCCCGCGAGGGGTACACCGAGATCGCCAAGACGGCCCGCGAGGCCCTCGTCGAGATGCGGCGGCTGCTCAGCGTGCTGCGCGCGGACGCCACGCCCGAGCCGGACGCCGCCAACTCGCCGCAGCCCCGCCTCGACCGGCTGCCCGATCTCATCGAGCAGCATCGCGGCGCGGGCGGCCGTGTCGACCTCGCCGTGCACGGAGACCCCGGCGACATGTCCGCGACCGTCGAACTGTCGGCGTACCGGATCGTCCAGGAGGCCCTGACGAACGCGCGGCGGCACGCCCCGGGCGCGGAGGTGCACGTCGACCTGATGTTCCTGCCCGACCGGATCGCCGTCCGGGTCCGCGACGACGGCGCGTCCGTCCCGGGGCCGCCCGAGCACGGCTCGTCCGATCCGACGATGGTGCTGAACCGGGACGAGATCGCCGCCCGCACCGCCGTCCTCGATCCCGGTGAGGCGGGCCGGACGCGGGTCGAGGGCGTACCGTCCGCCGGACACGGTCTCGTCGGGATGCGGGAACGTGCGACGATGCTGGGCGGGCGGTTCTCCGCCGGTCCCGCCACCGAGGGCGGGTTCCTGGTCGAGGCCGAGCTTCCGCTGCACAGGGAGGAGCCGGGCGATGGAGGCGGACGGGCGCGGTAG
- a CDS encoding response regulator — protein MIKVLIVDDQTIVRAGFAALLAAQEDITVTGEAGDGREAVRLAGLNRPDVVVMDIRMPGMDGIEATRRILALPGAENVRVLVLTTFDVDEYVYDALAVGASGFLLKDATADELVSAVRVVARGDSLLAPQVTGRLIREFSKQRRSRPQAPAELSTLTARETEVLVLIAGGLSNSEIARRLVVSEHTVKTHVARVFTKLGLRDRAQAVMLAYESGVVVPGESTAG, from the coding sequence GTGATCAAGGTTCTGATCGTCGACGACCAGACGATCGTGCGGGCCGGCTTCGCCGCGCTCCTGGCCGCGCAGGAGGACATCACCGTCACCGGCGAGGCGGGCGACGGACGCGAGGCGGTGCGGCTGGCCGGGCTGAACCGGCCCGACGTCGTCGTCATGGACATCCGGATGCCCGGTATGGACGGCATCGAGGCCACCCGCCGGATCCTCGCGCTGCCCGGTGCCGAGAACGTCCGGGTGCTGGTCCTGACGACGTTCGACGTGGACGAGTACGTCTACGACGCCCTCGCCGTCGGCGCGAGCGGCTTCCTGCTGAAGGACGCGACGGCCGACGAGCTCGTCTCCGCCGTCCGGGTCGTGGCGCGCGGCGACTCGCTGCTGGCGCCGCAGGTCACCGGCAGGCTCATCCGCGAGTTCAGCAAGCAGCGCCGGAGCCGCCCGCAGGCCCCGGCGGAGCTGTCGACCCTCACCGCGCGGGAGACCGAGGTCCTGGTGCTGATCGCCGGTGGCCTGTCGAACTCGGAGATCGCGCGGCGTCTCGTCGTCAGCGAGCACACCGTCAAGACGCACGTCGCCCGCGTCTTCACCAAGCTCGGCCTGCGCGACCGCGCGCAGGCCGTCATGCTCGCGTACGAGTCGGGCGTCGTCGTCCCGGGCGAGAGCACCGCGGGCTAG
- a CDS encoding chymotrypsin family serine protease, with translation MSRLLLRLCALGALVAAGLTAPVTTAQAETTIPIGAGTGIVPRLALDAEGQVAGFTVCTLTAIGHDGAGNLVGLSNAHCFIDDEGNKLVGQEVHLDTTPPGTWDSPAPLEITQETVEIGPIGEVTYVSEPNNFVAGGPQGLDYAVIKLDPEKVTPTDTVTSPSGSSTVTSVGEVPPYGTRMCKQGHRTGLTCGATLGADGPWYWTLIWTWGGDSGAPVVNGTELTGIAWGGQHFTPITSVLADMDEQGGVGAGFTIG, from the coding sequence ATGTCTCGCCTGCTTCTCAGACTCTGCGCGCTCGGCGCTCTCGTGGCGGCCGGTCTCACCGCTCCGGTCACCACCGCACAGGCGGAAACGACGATCCCGATCGGCGCCGGCACGGGCATCGTCCCGAGGCTCGCCCTGGACGCGGAAGGCCAGGTGGCGGGCTTCACCGTGTGCACGCTCACGGCGATCGGCCACGACGGCGCGGGGAACCTCGTGGGGCTGTCCAACGCGCACTGCTTCATCGACGACGAGGGCAACAAGCTCGTCGGCCAGGAGGTCCATCTGGACACCACGCCCCCCGGGACGTGGGACAGCCCGGCTCCGCTGGAGATCACGCAGGAGACCGTGGAGATCGGGCCGATCGGTGAAGTGACCTACGTGAGCGAGCCCAACAACTTCGTCGCCGGCGGGCCGCAGGGCCTCGACTACGCGGTGATCAAGCTCGACCCGGAGAAGGTCACCCCCACCGACACCGTCACCAGCCCGTCCGGCTCCTCGACCGTCACCTCCGTCGGCGAGGTGCCCCCGTACGGCACCCGCATGTGCAAGCAGGGCCACCGCACCGGCCTGACCTGCGGCGCGACGCTCGGCGCCGACGGCCCCTGGTACTGGACGCTGATCTGGACGTGGGGCGGCGACTCCGGCGCACCGGTCGTCAACGGCACCGAGCTGACCGGCATCGCGTGGGGCGGCCAGCACTTCACCCCGATCACCAGCGTCCTCGCCGACATGGACGAGCAGGGCGGCGTCGGCGCCGGGTTCACGATCGGCTGA
- a CDS encoding MerR family transcriptional regulator codes for MRITEAARRLGTSPRMLRYRETLGLLPATREPRGGHRRFGDAELRAVALALALEKRYDVGPAELAFGLRVLAEPDVQARVRELGERIGRLSAPPTRALDFEKEKAMRLLRRR; via the coding sequence ATGCGCATCACGGAGGCCGCCCGTCGGCTCGGCACGTCGCCCCGCATGCTCCGCTACCGGGAGACGCTCGGGCTACTCCCGGCGACCCGCGAGCCCCGGGGCGGGCATCGCAGGTTCGGGGACGCCGAGTTGCGGGCCGTCGCGCTCGCGCTGGCGCTCGAGAAGCGCTACGACGTCGGCCCCGCCGAGCTGGCGTTCGGGCTGCGGGTGCTGGCCGAGCCGGACGTGCAGGCGCGGGTGCGCGAGCTCGGCGAGCGCATCGGACGCCTGTCGGCGCCGCCCACGCGCGCCCTCGACTTCGAGAAGGAGAAGGCGATGCGCCTGCTGCGCCGCCGCTGA
- the ahcY gene encoding adenosylhomocysteinase, whose amino-acid sequence MDYKVADLSLADFGRREIRLAEHEMPGLMAVRKEYADAKPLRGAKIMGSLHMTIQTAVLIETLVELGADVRWVSCNIFSTQDHAAAAIVVGKDGTKDDPKGVPVFAWKGETLEEYWWCTDQALQWPDGSAPNMILDDGGDATLLVHKGAEYEKAGAVPTATADDPEEWGVILETLRRTIAAKPNRWTETAAEIKGVTEETTTGVHRLYEMAKAGTLAFPAINVNDSVTKSKFDNKYGCRHSVIDGLNRATDVLIGGKVAVVCGYGDVGKGCAEALKGQGARVIVTEIDPICALQAAMDGFQVTTLEDVVDIADIFVSTTGNFNIITADHMSRMKHQAIVSNIGHFDNEIDMAGLAKIDGIEKIEIKPQVHEWRFADGHSIIVLAEGRLMNLGCATGHPSFVMSNSFTNQVIAQIELFTKTDEYPVGVYVLPKHLDEKVARLHLDALGVKLTELTKEQAAYIGVHVEGPYKPDHYRY is encoded by the coding sequence ATGGACTACAAGGTCGCCGACCTGTCACTGGCTGATTTCGGGCGCCGGGAGATCCGGCTCGCCGAGCACGAGATGCCCGGCCTGATGGCCGTGCGCAAGGAGTACGCCGACGCCAAGCCCCTGCGCGGCGCGAAGATCATGGGCTCGCTGCACATGACCATCCAGACGGCCGTGCTCATCGAGACGCTGGTGGAACTCGGCGCCGACGTCCGCTGGGTCTCCTGCAACATCTTCTCCACCCAGGACCACGCCGCCGCCGCGATCGTCGTCGGCAAGGACGGCACGAAGGACGACCCCAAGGGCGTCCCGGTGTTCGCCTGGAAGGGCGAGACCCTCGAAGAGTACTGGTGGTGCACCGACCAGGCCCTGCAGTGGCCCGACGGCAGCGCCCCGAACATGATCCTCGACGACGGCGGCGACGCGACCCTGCTCGTCCACAAGGGCGCCGAGTACGAGAAGGCGGGCGCCGTCCCCACCGCCACCGCCGACGACCCCGAGGAGTGGGGCGTCATCCTGGAGACGCTCCGCCGCACCATCGCCGCCAAGCCGAACCGCTGGACGGAGACGGCCGCCGAGATCAAGGGCGTCACCGAGGAGACCACCACCGGCGTCCACCGGCTCTACGAGATGGCCAAGGCCGGCACCCTCGCCTTCCCGGCCATCAACGTCAACGACTCGGTCACCAAGTCGAAGTTCGACAACAAGTACGGCTGCCGGCACAGCGTCATCGACGGCCTGAACCGCGCCACGGACGTCCTCATCGGCGGCAAGGTCGCGGTCGTGTGCGGCTACGGCGACGTCGGCAAGGGCTGCGCCGAGGCCCTCAAGGGCCAGGGCGCCCGCGTGATCGTCACCGAGATCGACCCGATCTGCGCCCTGCAGGCCGCCATGGACGGCTTCCAGGTCACCACCCTCGAGGACGTCGTCGACATCGCCGACATCTTCGTCTCCACCACCGGCAACTTCAACATCATCACGGCCGACCACATGAGCCGGATGAAGCACCAGGCCATCGTGTCCAACATCGGGCACTTCGACAACGAGATCGACATGGCCGGCCTCGCCAAGATCGACGGCATCGAGAAGATCGAGATCAAGCCGCAGGTCCACGAGTGGCGCTTCGCCGACGGCCACTCCATCATCGTCCTCGCCGAGGGCCGGCTGATGAACCTGGGCTGCGCCACCGGCCACCCCTCGTTCGTCATGTCGAACTCCTTCACCAACCAGGTCATCGCGCAGATCGAACTGTTCACCAAGACCGACGAGTACCCGGTCGGCGTGTACGTCCTGCCGAAGCACCTCGACGAGAAGGTCGCCCGCCTCCACCTCGACGCCCTCGGCGTCAAGCTCACCGAGCTGACCAAGGAGCAGGCCGCCTACATCGGCGTCCACGTCGAAGGCCCGTACAAGCCCGACCACTACCGTTATTAA
- the ahcY gene encoding adenosylhomocysteinase, translated as MSDIADGSLAYEGVKRIEWADRSMPVLRQIRERFADERPLDGVRVAACMHVTTETAGLIRTLQAGGASVALASSNPLSTQDDVAAALAEEFGAQVFARAGIDREGYYAHIHRVLETGPDLVLDDGCDLVNTLHTDREDLLGTVKAGCEQTTTGVIRLHQMVQEGALRFPVVAVNDTATKHMFDNRYGTGQSTLDGIVRATNTLLAGKTIVIAGFGYCGRGLAERARGLGARVVITEIDPVKALDAVLQGFTVQPMAEAAPHGDVFITVTGNRDVVNADHLAAMKDGAILANSGHFDVEIDVRALDAMAVRVHRNVRPQADEYVLDDGRRLVLLAEGRLVNLAAAEGHPAAVMDMSFADQALTCAWLVTAHEGLAPAVHDVPAEIDGEVARLKLASMSVSIDALTPDQEDYLHSWRIGS; from the coding sequence ATGAGCGATATCGCGGACGGGTCGCTCGCGTACGAGGGTGTGAAGCGGATCGAGTGGGCGGACCGGAGCATGCCGGTGCTGCGGCAGATCCGGGAGCGGTTCGCGGACGAGCGCCCGCTGGACGGCGTGCGCGTCGCCGCGTGCATGCACGTGACGACGGAGACGGCCGGGCTCATCCGCACCCTGCAGGCGGGCGGCGCGAGCGTGGCGCTGGCGTCGTCCAATCCGCTGTCCACGCAGGACGACGTCGCCGCGGCGCTCGCCGAGGAGTTCGGTGCGCAGGTGTTCGCGCGGGCGGGGATCGACCGCGAGGGATACTACGCGCACATCCACCGGGTCCTCGAAACGGGCCCCGATCTGGTGCTGGACGACGGGTGCGACCTCGTCAACACCTTGCACACGGACCGGGAGGATCTGCTCGGCACCGTGAAGGCGGGGTGCGAGCAGACGACCACGGGCGTCATCCGGCTGCACCAGATGGTGCAGGAGGGCGCACTGCGGTTCCCGGTCGTCGCCGTGAACGACACCGCGACCAAGCACATGTTCGACAACCGGTACGGGACCGGGCAGTCCACCCTCGACGGCATCGTGCGGGCGACGAACACGCTGCTCGCGGGGAAGACGATCGTGATCGCGGGGTTCGGGTACTGCGGGCGGGGCCTCGCCGAACGGGCCCGCGGGCTGGGCGCCCGGGTCGTCATCACCGAGATCGACCCGGTGAAGGCACTGGACGCGGTCCTGCAGGGATTCACCGTCCAGCCGATGGCGGAGGCGGCGCCGCACGGCGACGTGTTCATCACCGTGACCGGGAACCGCGACGTGGTGAACGCCGATCATCTCGCGGCGATGAAGGACGGCGCGATCCTCGCCAACTCGGGGCATTTCGACGTGGAGATCGACGTGCGCGCGCTCGACGCGATGGCCGTGCGGGTGCACCGGAACGTCCGTCCGCAGGCCGACGAGTACGTGCTGGACGACGGGCGCCGGCTCGTCCTGCTCGCCGAGGGACGGCTGGTCAACCTCGCCGCCGCCGAGGGGCACCCGGCCGCCGTGATGGACATGTCGTTCGCCGACCAGGCCCTCACCTGCGCGTGGCTCGTCACCGCCCACGAGGGGCTCGCCCCGGCCGTCCACGACGTGCCCGCCGAGATCGACGGGGAGGTCGCGCGGCTCAAGCTCGCCTCGATGTCGGTGTCCATCGACGCCTTGACCCCCGACCAGGAGGACTACCTGCACTCCTGGCGGATCGGGTCCTGA
- a CDS encoding FAD-dependent oxidoreductase: MSHPPVPPAVTVDPPDVRYPALSRGFNQRWIAHPEYVRMVTSAQGVVTALSEAVNQDPADDFRDRVTVRSGGHCYEDFVCGDDVRVILDVSPMCDLYFDPAMEAWCVEAGATNWHGYSHLYPMSGRALPGGSCYSVGLGGHITGGGYGLLSRQAGLTVDYLYAVEVAVVTEARTVELVVATRDDPDPDLRDLWWAHTGGGGGNFGIVTRFWFRDPPVPPRTVLLTARSWKWNDFDRASFTRLLDAYGAWHAEHQDPGTATGRLFALLALNHRAAGTINLTVQVDAESDDEDDEGTAAMLDFLQAVDSADVPDSGPMLYSAAEHAAVPDAWSPRLMPWLTATQALNGSGQNRCGKYKSAYVRRPFTGAQIDAMWAYLGNEHYTHFENPQALIQIDSYGSAINEPPRDTAAPQRDSILKMQYQVYWNRPSDDDPGDEADNLAWIRDTYQATFAETGGVPIVGGNTDGCYINYPDVDLSDPDWNTSDQPWSRLYYKDAYARLQRVKARWDPLNVFRNAQSIEPPPGA; encoded by the coding sequence ATGAGTCACCCTCCAGTGCCGCCCGCAGTCACCGTCGACCCGCCCGACGTCCGCTATCCCGCCCTCAGCCGCGGCTTCAACCAGCGGTGGATCGCCCACCCCGAGTACGTCCGCATGGTGACCTCCGCGCAGGGCGTGGTCACCGCGCTGTCCGAGGCGGTCAACCAGGACCCGGCCGACGACTTCCGCGACCGCGTCACCGTCCGGTCGGGCGGCCACTGCTACGAAGACTTCGTCTGCGGCGACGACGTCCGCGTGATCCTGGACGTCAGCCCGATGTGCGACCTGTACTTCGACCCGGCCATGGAAGCGTGGTGCGTAGAGGCCGGGGCGACGAACTGGCACGGCTACAGCCACCTCTACCCCATGTCCGGACGGGCGCTGCCCGGGGGTTCGTGCTACTCGGTGGGGCTCGGCGGGCACATCACCGGCGGCGGATACGGCCTGCTGTCCAGACAGGCGGGCCTGACGGTCGACTACCTGTACGCGGTCGAGGTCGCCGTGGTCACCGAGGCCCGCACCGTCGAACTCGTCGTGGCCACCCGCGACGATCCCGACCCCGACCTCCGCGACCTGTGGTGGGCGCACACCGGCGGGGGAGGCGGCAACTTCGGCATCGTCACCCGGTTCTGGTTCCGCGACCCGCCCGTCCCGCCCCGCACGGTCCTGCTGACCGCCCGCTCGTGGAAGTGGAACGACTTCGACCGGGCCTCCTTCACCCGCCTGCTGGACGCCTACGGCGCCTGGCACGCCGAACACCAGGACCCGGGCACCGCCACCGGCAGGCTCTTCGCCCTGCTGGCCCTCAACCACCGTGCCGCCGGCACGATCAACCTCACCGTGCAGGTCGACGCCGAAAGCGACGACGAGGACGACGAGGGCACCGCCGCCATGCTCGACTTCCTCCAGGCCGTCGACTCCGCCGACGTCCCCGACTCGGGCCCGATGCTGTACTCGGCCGCCGAGCACGCGGCCGTCCCCGACGCCTGGTCACCGCGGCTGATGCCCTGGCTGACCGCCACCCAGGCGCTCAACGGCTCCGGCCAGAACCGCTGCGGCAAGTACAAGTCGGCCTACGTCCGCCGCCCCTTCACCGGCGCCCAGATCGACGCGATGTGGGCCTACCTCGGCAACGAGCACTACACCCACTTCGAGAACCCGCAGGCGCTCATCCAGATCGACTCCTACGGCTCGGCGATCAACGAACCGCCCCGCGACACCGCCGCCCCGCAGCGCGATTCGATCCTGAAGATGCAGTACCAGGTCTACTGGAACCGCCCCAGCGACGACGACCCCGGCGACGAGGCCGACAACCTGGCGTGGATCCGCGACACCTACCAGGCCACGTTCGCCGAAACCGGCGGCGTCCCCATCGTCGGAGGCAACACCGACGGCTGCTACATCAACTACCCCGACGTCGACCTGAGCGACCCCGACTGGAACACCTCCGACCAGCCCTGGTCCAGGCTCTACTACAAGGACGCCTACGCCAGGCTGCAGCGCGTCAAGGCCCGCTGGGACCCGCTCAACGTCTTCCGCAACGCCCAATCCATCGAACCGCCCCCCGGCGCCTGA
- a CDS encoding PP2C family protein-serine/threonine phosphatase, giving the protein MNDPAGAFANSARRLENPQTLDAGALSQLDLDDVFDVLLDHLRETLRVDTAVVLLLDRQGRFLVATAAKGIEEEVSQAAHVPVGEGFAGRVAAERHPLYIEDVPSANVFNPLLVQRGLRSLLGVPLIADGTLLGVLHVGSLTPRGFTTEETELVQLAASRAATAVRSQISRAERAGAVELQRSLVPTALPVLPGLEMAARYRPGRASVGGDWYDVFTLPSGEISFVMGDVAGHGLGAAVVMGRLRSALRAYALETSDPAEVLDKLNKKVVHFEPDATATVLYAVCDPGLNRIRLASAGHWPPVIALPDRPVRPVEMKPGLLIGLGTDVARTATTFEFPPGAVLCFYTDGLVERRGESVTDGIAALCGAAYAGPPEAVSAAVMAALIGRWTPEDDVALLVLRRSPC; this is encoded by the coding sequence ATGAACGACCCGGCAGGGGCCTTCGCGAACTCCGCGCGAAGGCTCGAGAATCCGCAGACGCTCGACGCCGGGGCGCTCTCGCAGCTCGACCTCGACGACGTCTTCGACGTGCTGCTCGATCATCTGCGCGAGACGCTGCGGGTCGACACCGCCGTCGTGCTGCTCCTCGATCGCCAAGGCCGGTTCCTGGTGGCCACGGCCGCCAAGGGGATCGAGGAAGAGGTGAGCCAGGCCGCCCACGTCCCGGTGGGCGAGGGGTTCGCCGGACGCGTCGCCGCCGAGCGGCACCCCCTCTACATCGAGGACGTCCCGAGCGCGAACGTCTTCAACCCGCTGCTGGTGCAGCGGGGCCTGCGCTCCCTGCTCGGCGTCCCTCTCATCGCCGACGGCACGCTGCTGGGGGTGCTGCACGTCGGGTCGCTCACGCCGCGCGGGTTCACCACGGAGGAAACGGAACTCGTGCAGCTCGCGGCGTCGCGCGCCGCGACCGCGGTGCGTTCCCAGATCAGCCGGGCGGAACGCGCGGGAGCCGTGGAACTGCAGCGCAGCCTGGTGCCGACCGCGCTTCCGGTCCTGCCCGGTCTCGAGATGGCCGCACGCTACCGCCCCGGCCGGGCCAGCGTCGGCGGCGACTGGTACGACGTGTTCACCTTGCCCTCGGGCGAGATCAGCTTCGTCATGGGGGACGTAGCGGGGCACGGGCTGGGCGCCGCCGTCGTGATGGGGCGGCTGCGAAGCGCGCTGCGGGCCTACGCGCTCGAGACGAGCGACCCCGCCGAGGTGCTGGACAAGCTGAACAAGAAGGTCGTGCATTTCGAGCCCGACGCGACGGCGACCGTGCTGTACGCGGTGTGCGATCCCGGGTTGAACCGGATCCGGCTCGCCTCGGCCGGGCACTGGCCCCCGGTGATCGCACTGCCGGACCGTCCGGTACGTCCCGTCGAGATGAAGCCCGGCTTGCTGATCGGGCTCGGCACCGACGTGGCCCGCACCGCGACGACCTTCGAGTTCCCCCCGGGCGCCGTGCTGTGCTTCTACACCGACGGGCTGGTCGAGCGGCGGGGCGAGTCGGTGACCGACGGGATCGCCGCCCTGTGCGGCGCCGCGTACGCCGGCCCGCCGGAGGCCGTGAGCGCCGCGGTGATGGCGGCGCTGATCGGCCGGTGGACGCCGGAGGACGACGTCGCCCTGCTGGTGCTGCGCCGCTCCCCCTGCTGA
- a CDS encoding GlxA family transcriptional regulator, with the protein MVFGGDGRHRLAVLVREGVLPLELGLVHQLFGGARSADGAPLYEVVSCGVEPGIVRTDADFAVTTAHGLEALGAADTVLVPASHALDETRPGDGPVPAALRAAHARGARIASVCTGAFVLAAAGLLDGLRATTHWLSCERFAHRFPTVRVDPAVLYVDEGRVLTSAGEAAGIDLALHMIRRDHGAAVAADVARRTVVPPHREGGQAQFIARPVPSTRGPSTDAARTWALQRLDRPVTLAEMAARVSMSVRTFTRRFRDETGMSAAAWLTLQRVERARELLERTDLPVDRVAERAGFGTAASLRAHMRTVLGVSPSAYRTTFRGPSGQEPPAAPEAHRA; encoded by the coding sequence ATGGTGTTCGGCGGCGATGGGAGACACCGGCTCGCGGTGCTGGTCCGCGAAGGCGTCCTCCCGCTGGAACTGGGCCTCGTCCACCAGCTTTTCGGCGGCGCGCGTTCGGCGGACGGAGCACCGCTGTACGAAGTGGTGTCCTGCGGGGTCGAACCCGGGATCGTCCGCACCGACGCCGACTTCGCGGTGACGACGGCGCACGGGCTGGAGGCGCTCGGCGCGGCCGACACCGTGCTCGTCCCCGCGTCGCACGCCCTGGACGAGACGCGGCCGGGCGACGGCCCCGTCCCGGCGGCGCTGCGAGCGGCCCACGCGCGCGGCGCCCGCATCGCCTCCGTCTGCACGGGCGCGTTCGTCCTCGCGGCGGCGGGCCTGCTCGACGGGCTCCGCGCGACGACGCACTGGCTGTCGTGCGAACGGTTCGCCCACCGCTTCCCCACGGTGCGGGTGGACCCGGCCGTCCTGTACGTCGACGAGGGCCGCGTCCTGACCTCGGCGGGCGAGGCGGCGGGCATCGACCTGGCGCTGCACATGATCCGCCGCGACCACGGGGCGGCGGTCGCGGCGGACGTCGCACGCCGCACGGTGGTGCCGCCGCACCGCGAGGGCGGGCAGGCGCAGTTCATCGCGCGTCCGGTCCCGTCCACGCGGGGACCGTCGACGGACGCCGCCCGCACCTGGGCCCTGCAGCGCCTCGACCGTCCGGTCACGCTCGCGGAGATGGCGGCCCGGGTGTCGATGAGCGTCCGGACGTTCACCCGGCGCTTCCGGGACGAGACGGGCATGTCGGCGGCGGCGTGGCTCACGCTCCAGCGCGTGGAGCGGGCCCGCGAGCTGCTGGAACGAACGGACCTCCCGGTGGACCGTGTCGCCGAACGCGCGGGCTTCGGAACGGCCGCCTCACTGCGCGCGCACATGCGGACGGTGCTGGGCGTGTCCCCGAGCGCCTACCGCACCACCTTCCGCGGCCCGTCCGGTCAGGAGCCTCCGGCAGCACCGGAGGCCCACCGCGCCTGA
- a CDS encoding NAD(P)H-dependent oxidoreductase: MNVLWVFAHPEPRSLNGVLRDHGVAELRALGHRVRESDLYAMGWNPVVGPADFGHDPRDRLMVGDASERAHAGGTLSPDIRAEQDKLAWADALVLQFPLWWHGMPAILKGWFDRVFVQGFAFGLPGARRYGDGGLAGRRALVVTTAGARPTGFGPRGIHGDAEELLFPLLHGTLFYSGMTVLPPLVIGGADRARTADAAITLLDERLRDLPSAEPVPYRPEHGGDYDGDLVLRPHLSRGRDGLGVHRTAPTPSEALPEPCAVR, from the coding sequence ATGAACGTCCTGTGGGTGTTCGCGCACCCGGAGCCCCGCTCCCTCAACGGCGTACTGCGTGATCACGGAGTGGCGGAACTGCGTGCCCTCGGCCACCGCGTCCGCGAGTCCGACCTGTACGCGATGGGCTGGAACCCCGTCGTCGGCCCCGCCGACTTCGGCCACGACCCCCGCGACCGTCTGATGGTGGGGGACGCGTCCGAACGCGCCCATGCCGGCGGGACACTGAGCCCCGACATCCGCGCCGAACAGGACAAGCTCGCCTGGGCGGACGCGCTCGTCCTGCAGTTCCCGCTGTGGTGGCACGGGATGCCCGCCATCCTCAAGGGCTGGTTCGACCGCGTTTTCGTCCAGGGCTTCGCGTTCGGCCTGCCCGGCGCCCGGCGCTACGGCGACGGCGGGCTGGCGGGCCGGCGGGCGCTCGTCGTCACCACCGCCGGTGCCCGCCCCACCGGGTTCGGGCCGCGCGGTATCCACGGCGACGCCGAGGAACTGCTGTTCCCGCTGCTGCACGGCACGTTGTTCTACAGCGGTATGACCGTCCTGCCGCCCCTGGTCATCGGCGGGGCGGACCGCGCCCGGACGGCCGACGCCGCGATCACGCTCCTGGACGAGCGGCTCCGCGACCTCCCGTCCGCCGAGCCCGTCCCGTACCGGCCCGAGCACGGCGGCGACTACGACGGCGATCTCGTCCTGCGCCCGCACCTGTCGCGCGGACGAGACGGCCTGGGCGTCCACCGAACAGCCCCCACCCCGTCCGAAGCCCTCCCGGAGCCGTGCGCGGTCCGTTAG